The following proteins come from a genomic window of Varunaivibrio sulfuroxidans:
- the lpxK gene encoding tetraacyldisaccharide 4'-kinase: MRAPKFWQAGRGGLASAALLPVAGVYALAGRLRAVFTASRKIPVPVLCIGNLVAGGAGKTPVAIDIAERLRARGIAVHFLSRGYGGAHLGCVRVDPARHGARDVGDEPLLLARHAPTWVSPDRVRGARRAVEAGAELIVMDDGFQNPSLYKDAALVVIDGGFGFGNGRVIPAGPLREPIEDGMARARAAVLIGVDTTGSERVLDALDGAPPVLRARIAPSPGGEDLRGKAVFAFAGIARPAKFYATVRDVGAILQGGRDFPDHHVYGENDLEALSRAARAKSAILVTTAKDAVRLPRHWRDRVRVLDIHLIWEAPAALERFLDDVLDEMRCAR; this comes from the coding sequence ATACGCGCCCCGAAATTTTGGCAAGCCGGGCGGGGCGGGCTTGCCAGTGCGGCGCTGCTGCCGGTGGCGGGGGTGTACGCCCTTGCGGGGCGATTGCGCGCCGTGTTCACCGCTTCGCGTAAAATTCCTGTCCCGGTTTTGTGTATTGGTAATTTGGTCGCCGGCGGGGCGGGCAAGACGCCGGTGGCGATCGATATCGCCGAACGGCTGCGCGCCCGAGGGATCGCCGTGCATTTTCTCAGCCGGGGATATGGCGGCGCGCATTTGGGATGCGTGCGCGTCGATCCGGCGCGCCATGGGGCGCGCGACGTCGGTGACGAACCGCTGTTGTTGGCCCGCCATGCCCCGACGTGGGTTTCGCCCGACCGGGTGCGCGGAGCGCGACGGGCGGTCGAGGCGGGGGCCGAGTTGATCGTGATGGACGACGGGTTTCAGAACCCGTCCCTGTATAAGGATGCCGCCTTGGTGGTGATCGACGGTGGGTTCGGTTTCGGTAACGGGCGGGTGATCCCCGCCGGGCCCCTGCGCGAACCGATCGAGGACGGCATGGCCCGCGCCCGCGCCGCCGTTCTGATCGGGGTCGATACCACCGGCTCCGAGCGCGTGTTGGATGCGCTCGATGGCGCGCCGCCGGTGCTGCGGGCGCGGATCGCGCCGTCGCCGGGCGGTGAGGACCTCCGCGGCAAGGCCGTTTTCGCCTTCGCCGGAATCGCCCGCCCGGCTAAATTCTATGCCACGGTGCGCGATGTCGGCGCGATTCTCCAGGGGGGACGGGACTTTCCAGATCATCATGTTTATGGCGAAAATGATCTTGAGGCGTTATCGCGGGCGGCGCGGGCGAAGAGCGCGATCTTGGTGACCACGGCCAAGGACGCGGTGCGCCTCCCTCGGCATTGGCGCGACAGAGTCCGGGTTCTCGATATACACTTGATCTGGGAAGCCCCCGCGGCCTTGGAGCGGTTTCTGGATGATGTGCTCGACGAAATGCGGTGTGCGCGGTGA
- a CDS encoding lysophospholipid acyltransferase family protein: protein MKIDPNERQRQRLGYERAATLGDRVEAFFAHIFFAVVGLLPFSTASAIGGFLGRRIGPRVGVTRHARHNLARAFPEKSEAQINALIREMWDNLGRTIFEYPRLSRLDVTAENGPVEIVGIENLRALAARKGPGLIVTAHQANWELGPLVASGHGITVHSIYRPPSNPLMLDFYLSRQVGAGSLIPKGAKGARWALEKLKRGEIVAIVADQKMNDGIAVPFFGRDAMTAPALAQFALKFDCPIVPVQIVRTGGPRFRAILHPPITLRRSADRRADVLAGMTRINAIIEGWVREHPAQWLWVHKRWGD from the coding sequence ATGAAAATTGATCCAAACGAGCGACAAAGGCAGCGCCTCGGCTATGAGCGTGCGGCGACGCTCGGCGACCGGGTCGAGGCCTTTTTCGCTCATATTTTTTTCGCCGTCGTCGGTCTTTTACCCTTCTCCACGGCCTCGGCCATCGGCGGCTTTCTTGGCCGTCGGATTGGCCCGCGCGTCGGCGTCACCCGCCATGCCCGGCATAATCTGGCGCGGGCGTTTCCAGAAAAATCCGAAGCGCAAATCAACGCCCTGATTCGCGAAATGTGGGACAATCTCGGGCGGACCATTTTCGAATACCCGCGCCTTTCCCGCCTCGACGTCACCGCCGAAAACGGCCCGGTCGAAATCGTCGGCATCGAAAATCTCCGCGCCCTCGCCGCCCGTAAGGGGCCGGGCCTGATCGTCACCGCGCACCAGGCGAACTGGGAATTGGGTCCGCTGGTGGCGTCCGGCCACGGGATCACCGTGCATAGCATTTATCGCCCGCCGAGCAATCCGCTGATGCTGGATTTTTATCTGTCCCGGCAGGTCGGCGCGGGCAGCTTGATCCCCAAGGGCGCGAAGGGTGCGCGCTGGGCTTTGGAAAAGTTGAAGCGGGGTGAAATCGTGGCGATCGTCGCCGACCAGAAAATGAACGACGGCATCGCCGTGCCCTTTTTCGGGCGCGACGCGATGACCGCCCCGGCATTGGCGCAGTTCGCCCTTAAGTTCGACTGCCCGATCGTCCCGGTGCAGATTGTGCGCACCGGCGGGCCGCGCTTTCGCGCCATTTTGCACCCGCCGATCACACTACGGCGCAGCGCCGATCGGCGCGCCGACGTCCTGGCGGGGATGACCCGCATCAACGCCATCATCGAGGGTTGGGTGCGTGAGCACCCGGCGCAATGGTTATGGGTGCACAAGCGCTGGGGTGATTGA
- a CDS encoding M23 family metallopeptidase: protein MSPYRSTFSRHVRLHAAFLTALGILVASPLQAARPDVRLKGTFSQGGMVIGHAPPGTAVTLDGRTLLVSPGGDFVFGFGRDAKPTAHLELTLGDGVRESRTLRVASRKYRIQRIDGLAKRKVTPNPKDIAHIKADNAKIKKVRTLNTPVPYFLQGFSWPVTGPISGVFGSQRVLNGIPKNPHNGVDIAAPRGSVITAPAPGVVRLAVPNMFYTGKTLMIDHGFAITSVYAHMDKILVHDGEKVRRGQPIGVVGQSGRATGPHLHWGVTWFSTHLDPQLLAGPMPKKGK from the coding sequence GTGAGCCCATACCGTTCTACATTCTCTCGGCATGTACGCCTTCACGCCGCCTTCCTTACCGCGCTCGGCATTTTGGTGGCGTCGCCCCTTCAAGCGGCCCGTCCCGACGTGCGCCTGAAGGGGACTTTCTCGCAGGGCGGCATGGTGATCGGCCATGCTCCGCCGGGAACCGCGGTGACGCTGGATGGGCGAACGCTTCTGGTCTCGCCGGGAGGAGACTTCGTCTTCGGTTTCGGACGCGACGCCAAGCCCACCGCCCATCTCGAACTGACGCTCGGGGACGGCGTCCGAGAAAGTCGCACCCTGAGGGTCGCCTCCCGGAAATATCGAATCCAACGCATCGACGGGCTGGCCAAACGCAAGGTCACGCCCAATCCCAAGGACATCGCCCATATCAAGGCCGACAACGCCAAAATCAAGAAAGTACGCACCCTGAACACCCCCGTCCCGTACTTTCTCCAGGGTTTTTCCTGGCCCGTGACGGGGCCGATCTCGGGGGTGTTCGGGTCGCAGCGGGTGCTCAACGGCATTCCCAAGAACCCCCATAACGGAGTCGATATCGCCGCCCCGCGCGGTTCGGTCATCACCGCGCCCGCCCCGGGGGTTGTCCGTCTCGCGGTCCCCAACATGTTTTACACCGGCAAGACGCTGATGATCGACCATGGCTTCGCGATTACTTCGGTCTATGCCCACATGGACAAAATTCTGGTTCATGACGGCGAAAAAGTCCGGCGCGGCCAGCCGATCGGCGTCGTCGGTCAAAGCGGGCGGGCGACGGGGCCGCACCTGCATTGGGGCGTGACGTGGTTTTCCACCCATCTCGACCCCCAGCTTCTGGCGGGACCGATGCCCAAAAAGGGCAAATAG
- the xseA gene encoding exodeoxyribonuclease VII large subunit has product MNDIDHNLPVLSVGEISQDLKRTVEAAFSRVRVRGEISGFKRAPSGHLYMALKDEDAVIDAVCWRATVGRLSLGPEDGMEVIATGRLTTYPGRSKYQIVIEAMELAGEGALLKMLEARKKKLAAEGLFDADAKRPIPFIPEVIGVVTSPTGAVIRDILHRLADRFPRRVLVWPVQVQGEAAAAQIAAAIDGFSAIDAGGPVPRPDVLIVARGGGSLEDLWPFNEEIVVRAAANSTIPLISAVGHETDTTLIDHAADRRAPTPSAAAEMAVPVRADLIAQVMDDGGRLAMALGRGLKERRLRLKAVAHGLPKLDIIAENARQRLDDWSERLARALGGGAARRRARLDGLAARLRPPRHQIGWGRERLARFAAALQTAIGHAGEARRRQLTHAARLLESYSYRNVLGRGFALVRGPEDTPVFAAKGVAPGTPLTLEFHDGKIGAIAAKSIPTPGGDGAAKRAKRKKKTTPDQALPRQGNLL; this is encoded by the coding sequence ATGAATGACATCGATCACAATCTTCCCGTCCTCTCGGTCGGCGAAATTTCCCAAGATCTGAAACGCACCGTCGAGGCGGCGTTTTCCCGGGTTCGGGTGCGCGGCGAAATTTCCGGTTTCAAGCGCGCCCCTTCGGGGCACCTGTACATGGCGCTGAAGGACGAAGACGCGGTAATCGACGCGGTCTGCTGGCGCGCCACGGTGGGGCGACTTTCGCTCGGCCCGGAGGACGGCATGGAGGTCATCGCCACCGGCCGCCTGACGACCTATCCCGGACGTTCGAAGTATCAAATCGTGATCGAGGCCATGGAACTGGCCGGCGAGGGCGCACTGCTCAAAATGCTTGAGGCGCGCAAGAAAAAACTCGCCGCCGAGGGGCTGTTCGACGCCGACGCCAAACGCCCCATCCCCTTCATTCCCGAGGTCATCGGGGTCGTCACCTCGCCGACCGGGGCGGTGATCCGCGACATTTTGCACCGCCTCGCCGACCGTTTTCCCCGGCGGGTCCTGGTGTGGCCCGTCCAGGTCCAGGGCGAGGCCGCCGCCGCCCAGATCGCCGCCGCCATCGACGGCTTTAGCGCCATCGACGCGGGCGGTCCAGTGCCTCGCCCCGATGTCTTGATCGTGGCGCGGGGCGGTGGATCGCTCGAAGACCTGTGGCCCTTCAACGAGGAAATCGTGGTCCGCGCCGCGGCGAACAGCACGATCCCCCTCATTTCCGCCGTCGGTCACGAAACCGACACCACCTTAATCGACCATGCCGCCGACCGGCGCGCGCCAACGCCAAGCGCGGCGGCGGAAATGGCGGTGCCGGTGCGCGCCGACCTGATCGCTCAGGTGATGGATGATGGCGGACGATTGGCCATGGCGCTTGGACGCGGTCTCAAGGAGCGCCGCCTGCGTCTGAAGGCCGTCGCCCACGGCCTGCCGAAACTGGATATAATCGCCGAGAACGCCCGCCAGCGCCTCGACGATTGGAGCGAACGATTGGCGCGCGCCTTGGGCGGTGGCGCGGCGCGGCGACGGGCGCGCCTGGACGGCCTCGCCGCCCGATTGCGCCCACCGCGCCACCAGATTGGATGGGGACGCGAACGATTGGCGCGCTTCGCCGCGGCGCTGCAAACGGCGATCGGCCACGCCGGCGAAGCTCGGCGACGGCAACTGACCCATGCCGCGCGCCTGCTCGAAAGCTATTCCTATCGCAATGTGCTCGGCCGCGGCTTCGCCCTGGTGCGCGGTCCCGAGGACACGCCCGTTTTCGCCGCCAAGGGCGTTGCCCCGGGCACCCCGCTCACGTTGGAATTTCACGACGGAAAGATCGGCGCGATCGCAGCCAAATCCATCCCGACCCCGGGCGGCGACGGGGCGGCGAAAAGGGCGAAAAGAAAGAAAAAAACCACCCCGGACCAAGCCCTCCCCCGTCAAGGAAACCTACTGTGA